The Paenibacillus sophorae genome has a segment encoding these proteins:
- a CDS encoding replication protein, whose translation MTDSRRKRGYVGIANQIWDEVIRRDFTKRQKDVLMFLWRLSYGCNQTVAVVPRQKDFALCGVGENKAGDELKHLAACKVIFRNGNEYRFNEDFEFWQISPVKGWDDERFKELIHLNIEVSKKCKSVDEPKPAPRLRLKKGKLPRTVTFSRKKTSQKGNFPSGNNFPKREAEFSAELPEKGRNIEKNFPKREDGESSNPSGARDTAALNTSFKDSKDIYIAQFDEFWNLYPKKVGKKKAQEKFIKLAPDLDFEKVMTGTRNYISYCKRVNRYFKDGATFVNQQGWDDFAEGDGLVDQTAGQSKAPPLEKIKVTKEDQEFYDRLYGQSSGTT comes from the coding sequence GTGACCGACTCTCGCAGAAAACGCGGCTATGTAGGAATTGCAAATCAGATATGGGACGAGGTCATTCGCCGGGATTTCACAAAGCGCCAGAAGGACGTTCTCATGTTCCTCTGGCGACTCTCTTACGGCTGTAATCAGACTGTTGCTGTTGTACCGAGACAGAAGGACTTTGCCCTCTGCGGTGTAGGGGAGAACAAGGCGGGCGATGAACTGAAACACCTGGCCGCCTGCAAGGTGATTTTCCGAAATGGGAACGAGTATCGTTTTAACGAAGATTTTGAGTTTTGGCAGATATCTCCGGTGAAGGGCTGGGACGATGAACGATTCAAGGAATTGATTCATTTGAACATCGAAGTGTCGAAAAAGTGCAAATCGGTAGATGAACCAAAACCTGCCCCAAGGCTTCGATTGAAGAAAGGAAAACTTCCCAGAACGGTAACTTTTAGTCGCAAAAAAACTTCCCAAAAGGGGAACTTTCCGTCAGGTAATAACTTCCCAAAACGGGAAGCTGAATTTTCTGCCGAACTTCCCGAAAAGGGAAGAAATATTGAAAAAAACTTCCCGAAAAGGGAAGACGGAGAGTCGTCAAACCCAAGCGGGGCGCGGGATACAGCCGCTCTAAATACATCTTTTAAAGACAGTAAAGATATATATATAGCTCAATTCGATGAATTTTGGAATTTGTATCCGAAGAAGGTTGGCAAGAAAAAGGCGCAGGAGAAATTCATCAAGCTTGCACCTGATTTAGATTTTGAGAAGGTCATGACAGGAACACGGAATTATATATCTTACTGCAAACGAGTCAACAGGTATTTTAAAGACGGAGCCACGTTCGTTAATCAACAGGGGTGGGACGATTTCGCCGAAGGTGATGGCTTGGTTGATCAGACTGCAGGTCAGAGCAAAGCACCGCCTCTTGAGAAAATCAAAGTAACCAAGGAGGATCAAGAATTCTATGACAGACTTTACGGGCAGAGCAGCGGAACCACATGA
- a CDS encoding helix-turn-helix transcriptional regulator — protein sequence MSPNNQNRQQQSIKLLRRHLAEGRFPISLREARLNAHMSLEDAAKAVGITVRTLKKWEENCAGTNIIALIKLCMQVYQIGINHVWWGDEADLHRVRAEHYAAEKQNRLNTSLAGRG from the coding sequence ATGTCGCCGAATAACCAAAACCGGCAACAACAGTCAATTAAGTTGCTTCGCCGCCATCTTGCAGAAGGCAGGTTCCCGATCAGCCTGCGGGAAGCGAGATTGAACGCTCATATGTCGCTGGAAGATGCGGCAAAGGCGGTTGGTATCACGGTTCGGACATTGAAAAAGTGGGAGGAAAACTGCGCGGGGACAAACATCATTGCGCTGATAAAACTCTGTATGCAGGTTTATCAGATTGGCATAAACCATGTCTGGTGGGGCGACGAAGCCGATCTTCATCGAGTCAGAGCTGAGCATTATGCGGCTGAAAAGCAAAATCGCCTTAACACATCCTTGGCGGGGCGCGGTTAA
- a CDS encoding phage portal protein, with amino-acid sequence MKNLNWIDRSIAVISPRWAYKRMAWRSGMSVFDAGDRGRNNHGWNPASSPNEQRKQQERALIRARAQDLEHNSDIAGGILQAFERNVTGTGIMLQAKIPADHPGNAGGELNREIEELWKEYCKAENVDVTGAQSLEEISEMLIRRYIVDGGVFVVKVYVKGDKFPFKLQIRSVDELNTLVVPGEGKRIVEGVELDDLNRPAAYHFKKGDGYLFNPAETVRIPAKDVIFLYKKTHPQQVREVSQLVTALPRIKDANQFIEAVSIKERVLACMSVFIKKATPSGSLGRGVKTGGETIDYSGVSLAPGMIGELNPGDEVQTVIPTGQASNTKEFIVTLVRMIAAGLGLSYEAVSRDLSQVNYSSARQGLIEDRKLYKKLQKMLIDRVLRPVYLEFLDSVYLSGQLDLPKYGVDKKPYLAHVWVPPGSTWIDPQKEANANKTALESNQDTLARICAERGEDWRDVIEQRAAEINLINDLIGQTAGKESEGIAEEEVPADDEEKGPTDDAA; translated from the coding sequence GTGAAGAATTTGAACTGGATTGACAGGTCCATTGCGGTAATCAGTCCGCGCTGGGCCTATAAGCGCATGGCCTGGCGAAGTGGTATGAGTGTTTTTGACGCCGGGGATCGCGGGAGGAACAATCACGGGTGGAACCCGGCGTCATCGCCTAATGAGCAGCGCAAACAGCAGGAGCGGGCCCTCATCCGTGCGCGGGCACAGGATTTAGAGCATAACAGCGACATCGCCGGCGGCATCCTGCAGGCGTTCGAGCGCAATGTCACCGGCACCGGCATTATGCTACAAGCTAAGATCCCCGCAGATCATCCCGGGAACGCGGGAGGCGAGCTAAATCGGGAAATCGAAGAGCTCTGGAAAGAGTATTGCAAGGCTGAGAACGTGGATGTGACAGGTGCTCAATCCCTAGAAGAGATATCCGAAATGCTAATTCGGCGGTATATCGTGGACGGCGGCGTGTTTGTGGTGAAGGTGTACGTCAAAGGCGATAAGTTCCCGTTCAAACTTCAGATTCGTTCGGTGGATGAGTTAAACACTCTGGTTGTTCCCGGTGAAGGAAAGCGGATTGTCGAAGGGGTTGAACTGGACGATTTGAACCGGCCCGCGGCCTACCATTTCAAAAAGGGTGACGGCTATCTGTTTAACCCGGCTGAGACGGTGCGTATTCCGGCCAAGGATGTAATCTTTCTCTATAAAAAGACGCATCCGCAGCAGGTTCGCGAGGTTTCGCAGCTCGTTACCGCGCTGCCGCGCATCAAGGATGCCAATCAGTTCATTGAGGCGGTGTCTATCAAGGAGCGTGTGCTCGCCTGCATGTCTGTCTTTATTAAAAAGGCGACGCCTTCCGGATCGCTGGGGCGGGGAGTAAAAACGGGCGGGGAGACGATCGATTACAGCGGTGTTTCGCTGGCTCCTGGCATGATCGGCGAGCTGAACCCGGGCGACGAGGTGCAGACCGTCATTCCGACCGGCCAGGCGTCGAACACCAAAGAGTTTATCGTGACGCTCGTTCGGATGATTGCCGCCGGACTGGGCCTCAGTTACGAGGCAGTCAGCCGGGACTTGTCGCAGGTCAACTATTCCTCCGCCAGGCAGGGCTTGATTGAGGACCGCAAGCTCTATAAGAAGCTGCAAAAGATGCTGATCGACCGTGTGCTGCGGCCGGTCTATTTGGAGTTTCTGGATAGCGTGTACCTTTCCGGGCAGCTGGATCTTCCCAAGTATGGCGTGGACAAGAAGCCTTATCTGGCTCATGTATGGGTTCCGCCTGGCTCCACCTGGATTGACCCGCAGAAAGAGGCGAACGCCAACAAGACGGCGCTGGAATCCAATCAAGATACGCTGGCCCGCATCTGCGCCGAGCGCGGTGAGGATTGGAGGGATGTGATCGAGCAGCGGGCTGCTGAGATCAATCTGATTAACGATTTGATCGGCCAAACGGCCGGAAAGGAGAGTGAAGGCATTGCGGAAGAAGAAGTACCCGCAGACGACGAGGAGAAAGGCCCCACCGACGACGCTGCATAG
- a CDS encoding phage terminase large subunit family protein — protein MPKKAKNNWPDWLQSAMQVLRPPEKLTVSEWADRFRVLDTTSAEPGQWSTDRTPYLRGIMDSFTDPRVEEIIFLKPTQVGGTECLNNMFAYAVAQDPSPVLIVYPIDTLAKFTSENRLQPMMLLSPVLSSRFQPTRSKDLELQFDGMYAVIAGANSPASLSSRPIRFLFMDEVDKYPKNAGKEADPRALARERTKTFPFNRKIMQTSTPTTRTGPIWQAWEGAELKLQYYVPCPHCGQYQTLTFKDRIRFDKSLDYEQIRATAYYECIHCQGAIRDSHKPAMLRAGEWRAPDGSTARKRKTGFWLNALYSPWVRFGDAAVEFLTSKRAGPENLMNFINSWLAEPWDNTTVKLNSSKVLDKASGYEEGVVPDRTILLTGGVDVQKDRMYYTIRAWSEGMTSHNIRHGVVETWTQIEDVMNISYCARDGTEYFVNLCAIDSGYNADETYDFCVKNAEWAVAIKGSNTPLPSKYRLTKIDREERGLFGVSLYMVDGGYFKDFIFGRLGRKEDESGGWFVYENCDEDYAEQVTAEEKVTEKHGRREIEVWRPKTSHADNHYLDCEVYAAFAADCLGIRYMRYEPLKQEGETKTKKLGGGGGKQSWL, from the coding sequence ATGCCAAAAAAGGCAAAAAATAATTGGCCGGACTGGCTCCAATCCGCGATGCAGGTCTTGCGGCCACCCGAAAAGCTTACGGTTTCCGAATGGGCGGACCGTTTTCGGGTGCTGGACACCACATCGGCGGAGCCCGGCCAATGGTCCACTGACCGGACGCCATACCTGCGCGGCATCATGGATTCGTTTACCGATCCCCGGGTAGAGGAAATTATTTTTCTAAAGCCCACCCAGGTCGGCGGGACCGAATGTCTGAATAATATGTTTGCTTACGCCGTCGCCCAGGACCCAAGCCCAGTGTTGATCGTCTATCCAATTGACACACTGGCAAAATTCACGTCAGAAAACCGACTCCAACCTATGATGTTACTGAGCCCGGTTCTGAGCAGCCGGTTCCAGCCTACTCGAAGCAAGGATTTGGAGTTACAATTCGATGGCATGTATGCGGTCATCGCAGGGGCAAACAGCCCGGCTTCCTTGTCCTCCAGACCGATCCGCTTCCTTTTCATGGATGAAGTGGACAAATACCCGAAGAATGCCGGTAAGGAGGCTGATCCGCGAGCGCTGGCGAGGGAACGTACCAAGACCTTCCCGTTTAACCGGAAGATCATGCAGACGTCCACGCCGACGACGCGCACGGGGCCGATCTGGCAAGCTTGGGAAGGCGCGGAATTGAAGCTTCAGTATTACGTGCCTTGTCCGCACTGCGGGCAATATCAGACGCTGACATTTAAGGATCGTATTCGGTTCGACAAGTCCTTGGATTATGAACAGATTCGAGCGACGGCCTATTATGAGTGCATCCACTGTCAAGGCGCGATTCGCGATTCGCACAAGCCGGCTATGCTTCGGGCCGGGGAGTGGCGAGCGCCCGACGGTTCGACGGCCAGAAAGCGCAAAACCGGCTTTTGGCTCAATGCCCTGTACAGCCCGTGGGTGCGATTCGGTGACGCGGCGGTGGAATTCTTGACATCCAAACGCGCCGGCCCGGAGAATCTCATGAACTTTATCAATTCATGGTTGGCCGAACCGTGGGATAACACTACGGTCAAGCTGAATAGCTCGAAGGTGCTGGACAAGGCGAGCGGCTACGAAGAAGGTGTCGTTCCGGATCGGACCATTCTGCTGACTGGTGGCGTCGATGTGCAGAAAGACCGCATGTATTACACGATCCGGGCCTGGTCGGAAGGCATGACCAGCCACAATATACGGCATGGTGTCGTCGAGACTTGGACTCAGATTGAGGACGTCATGAACATTTCCTACTGCGCCCGCGACGGCACCGAGTATTTCGTTAACCTGTGTGCCATTGACTCGGGCTATAACGCCGATGAAACCTATGATTTCTGCGTCAAAAATGCGGAATGGGCTGTCGCCATCAAGGGATCGAACACGCCTTTGCCATCTAAATACCGCCTGACCAAGATCGACCGTGAGGAACGCGGTCTTTTTGGCGTTTCACTCTACATGGTGGACGGTGGCTACTTCAAGGACTTCATCTTCGGGCGGCTCGGCCGGAAGGAGGATGAGTCCGGCGGCTGGTTTGTGTACGAGAACTGCGACGAGGATTATGCCGAGCAGGTGACGGCTGAGGAAAAGGTGACGGAGAAACACGGTCGCCGTGAAATCGAGGTTTGGCGACCCAAGACGTCGCATGCGGATAACCATTACCTTGATTGCGAGGTATATGCCGCCTTTGCAGCTGACTGCCTGGGCATCCGGTATATGCGGTACGAGCCGCTCAAGCAAGAGGGGGAAACCAAGACTAAAAAACTGGGCGGAGGAGGAGGGAAACAATCATGGCTTTGA
- a CDS encoding replicative DNA helicase encodes MTDFTGRAAEPHEEVLGALLKDPSLYPGYKHGLTPEHFKELDWLYRIIQETDAAEELSFRGIASRIPVDRIKLLHDLRGTFISESRLPSLIQQLKKDVLAEELKSLSLETLGKVNDENNPDDVLRVLQQRSLSLFTSESKDGSTPDKDVDGWVDYILEIVEDPKKAFGLLSGMYSIDKMTTGWHRQDFSVIGARTSMGKTAFVLEMLMRLNAKGHKCAMFSLEMAKRQLFNRMMANILQVDFEQFRTGQLPKHFYTEHMVREKKRLTSLYIDDTRAVSADYIVDEMRRLKRTQGLDFVVVDYLQDVREQGESNDNGGSALARVCRKLRAGAQEMDCHVMGLSQVVRGVEDRKDKRPGNADLAGSTGIETSADVIALLYRDDYYEPTSSSKGILEVNFTKQRNGSRGKVELMYDRQTQRITELEYRR; translated from the coding sequence ATGACAGACTTTACGGGCAGAGCAGCGGAACCACATGAAGAAGTGCTGGGGGCGCTTTTGAAAGACCCCTCCCTTTACCCGGGATATAAACATGGGCTGACGCCGGAGCATTTCAAGGAACTGGATTGGCTTTACCGGATCATCCAGGAAACGGACGCCGCTGAAGAACTGAGCTTCCGGGGGATCGCTTCTCGCATCCCCGTAGATCGCATAAAACTGCTGCATGACCTGCGCGGCACTTTCATCAGCGAAAGTCGATTGCCTTCCCTGATTCAGCAGCTCAAAAAAGACGTCCTGGCCGAAGAATTGAAATCCCTGTCTCTTGAAACGCTCGGCAAGGTCAATGACGAGAACAACCCGGATGACGTCCTTCGTGTTCTCCAGCAGCGGTCACTCTCTCTTTTCACCAGCGAGAGCAAGGACGGGAGCACGCCGGATAAGGATGTTGACGGCTGGGTGGATTACATCCTCGAAATTGTGGAGGACCCGAAAAAGGCATTTGGGCTTCTGAGCGGCATGTACTCCATCGACAAGATGACGACAGGATGGCATCGGCAAGATTTTTCCGTAATCGGTGCCCGGACGAGCATGGGCAAGACAGCCTTTGTGCTTGAAATGCTGATGCGTCTGAACGCCAAGGGGCATAAGTGTGCGATGTTCAGTTTGGAAATGGCGAAGAGGCAGCTTTTCAACCGCATGATGGCGAACATTCTTCAGGTCGATTTTGAACAATTCCGGACCGGGCAGCTACCGAAGCATTTTTACACCGAACACATGGTTCGTGAAAAGAAGCGGCTGACCTCCCTATACATCGACGATACCCGGGCCGTGTCGGCTGACTACATCGTGGACGAAATGCGGCGGCTAAAGCGGACGCAGGGCCTTGATTTCGTAGTGGTGGATTATCTTCAGGACGTTCGGGAGCAAGGAGAGTCGAACGATAACGGCGGCAGCGCCCTTGCTAGGGTCTGTCGGAAACTGCGGGCGGGGGCGCAGGAAATGGACTGTCATGTGATGGGGCTTTCCCAGGTCGTGCGCGGTGTTGAGGATCGGAAGGATAAGCGTCCCGGGAATGCTGACCTGGCCGGAAGCACTGGCATTGAAACTTCTGCCGATGTCATCGCCTTGCTGTACCGGGACGATTACTACGAACCGACTTCATCCAGCAAAGGCATTCTGGAAGTCAATTTCACGAAGCAGCGCAATGGAAGCCGCGGGAAGGTGGAGCTGATGTATGACCGACAAACGCAGCGAATCACGGAGTTGGAATACAGAAGATAA
- a CDS encoding DUF5052 family protein codes for MKKAITAALAAILLLILAGCEQTEEMKREQKDLQSSVDGLNRVAEVYDASGNVIKTYKGKFDVEVNEYGNKVKFDVDGHRVLIYNATVVIEETGGE; via the coding sequence ATGAAAAAAGCAATAACGGCGGCATTGGCCGCAATCTTACTGTTGATTTTGGCCGGCTGCGAGCAAACCGAGGAAATGAAGAGGGAACAGAAGGATTTGCAATCAAGCGTTGACGGCCTGAACCGAGTCGCTGAGGTATATGACGCGAGCGGCAACGTCATTAAGACGTACAAAGGGAAATTCGATGTTGAAGTCAACGAATACGGCAACAAGGTCAAATTCGACGTCGACGGCCACCGCGTGCTGATCTACAACGCAACGGTGGTCATCGAAGAGACGGGCGGTGAATGA